From one Drosophila subpulchrella strain 33 F10 #4 breed RU33 chromosome 3L, RU_Dsub_v1.1 Primary Assembly, whole genome shotgun sequence genomic stretch:
- the LOC119553337 gene encoding charged multivesicular body protein 5 gives MNRLFGRGKPKEPGPSLNDCITGVDARATNIEEKINKLEAELRKYREQMSKMREGPAKNSVKQKALRVLKQKKAYEQQAESLRNQSFNMEQANYAAQSLKDTQATVAAMKDGVKQMKTEYKKINIDQIEDIQDDMADMFEQAEEVQEALGRTYGMPEVDDDDLQAELDALGDEIALDDDTSYLDDVVKAPEAPSREPGADSIVPGKSTIETDEFGLPKIPTSLKTT, from the exons ATGAATCGCCTTTTTGGACGTGGCAAGCCCAAGGAACCAGGTCCAAGTCTAAACGACTGCATAACCGGG GTGGATGCTCGTGCCACAAATATCGAGGAGAAGATCAATAAACTGGAAGCGGAGCTGCGTAAATACCGCGAGCAAATGTCCAAGATGCGCGAAGGTCCTGCAAAGAATTCCGTGAAACAAAAGGCCCTACGGGTGCTGAAACAAAAGAAGGC CTACGAACAGCAGGCGGAATCTCTGCGCAACCAGTCGTTCAACATGGAACAGGCCAACTATGCGGCGCAGTCCTTGAAGGACACTCAAGCCACGGTGGCCGCCATGAAGGATGGAGTCAAGCAAATGAAGACCGAATACAAGAAAATCAACATCGACCAGATCGAG gACATCCAAGACGACATGGCCGATATGTTTGAGCAGGCGGAGGAGGTGCAGGAGGCACTGGGTCGCACCTACGGAATGCCCGAGGTCGATGACGACGACCTGCAGGCCGAGTTGGATGCCTTGGGTGATGAGATTGCCCTGGACGATGATACCAGCTATTTGGATGATGTGGTCAAGGCTCCGGAGGCGCCGAGTCGAGAGCCTGGTGCCGATAGCATTGTGCCTGGAAAG AGCACTATTGAAACTGATGAATTTGGCTTGCCCAAGATACCCACTTCGCTGAAGACCACATAG
- the LOC119554547 gene encoding integral membrane protein GPR155 isoform X1 yields MDSSMYYARERIAASTEANVRVIASTMASSLANGTISPRADDGGVSMNNFYPALVQCFGIIICGYIAGRFKIISNAETKGLGTFVGTFALPSLIFLSLVELNWNAVNWSFLLAMLVSKAVVFFAVLFISLLVARPLNYARGGLMAIFCTQSNDFAIGYPIVMALYKDVHPEYASYLYLMAPISLAILNPIGLVLMEISKIIKNKEDVTRNPPLCPETCPAEQMAKRNRCLGERTILVLNTLVALFFNPLLLMTLLGVAGGFLFPHGLPEMVSSTLRVLGQSFSATALFLLGLKIVGGAGSEKKSTGFLLPGVLILVKILVLPLVIRQTVNIMQSGQNFNDTTELSTFGFLYGTFPAAPGAFVVATQYNIEVELVARSMVFCTFISAPLMFISAKMISLTNLKPLDYLHELDAFSFDISVAGAAACCIMLVLLIVTKRFKRMPQRITFCLVLSQLMCCIGVILWSKMEHVHRWPLYLQFFLFNIGTYSTRLWTGLLAISLLFLQCRSLCFVLKLWPYMLVFAWGVPAIISGLLVAFDTNVTSGEKHNPSFQYGNAQAAISVFILVMCFIVTVGCLVLHQRYKKRYEKYMTYSRELSNPESESSDLHSTISTTNLLSQTDHSSIRQSIRTASYSSSSDDEEILPTAAGLPANRTNGNSIGGAGSGGGGGCGSGNGTCCSGGAPVTTPSTTSTVVVDIEDLLNRTRQRASGANNKDVDKIESAPAADEIRHQMCSSSFNCGPSTSRQSCQTIIERYEDQNRRGLEPLEHPSDTDEHQTLKHTVLLIILLCSMFVGLAVSIWTLVMEGMSGIYLELSFLDAFLNFGQGLIVLAVFITDMGELLMPVVKLWRKLWYGANVVSLPHWSNVRPETKHICEQFRNHHLENCKKDIAKDRRWRIRVYRRVFYGTEFVSWLIEVGLSKDRMEAVHYARHLVDGRVLRHINNVYHFEDKLLLYNFCSRI; encoded by the exons ATGGATAGCTCCATGTACTACGCCAGGGAGCGAATCGCGGCCAGCACAGAGGCTAATGTCAGGGTCATCGCATCGACCATGGCCTCATCTCTGGCCAATGGAACTATATCGCCACGCGCAGACGACGGAGGCGTCTCCATGAACAACTTTTACCCGGCGTTGGTTCAGTGCTTTGGGATCATCATTTGCGG TTACATCGCCGGACGTTTCAAGATCATTAGCAATGCGGAAACCAAGGGACTGGGCACCTTCGTGGGCACCTTTGCCCTGCCCTCGCTGATCTTTCTGTCGCTGGTGGAGCTCAACTGGAACGCGGTGAACTGGAGCTTCCTCCTGGCCATGCTCGTCTCCAAGGCGGTGGTCTTCTTCGCCGTGCTTTTCATTTCGCTGCTGGTTGCCAGGCCTTTGAATTACGCCCGTGGAGGATTGATGGCCATTTTCTGCACCCAGAGCAACGACTTCGCCATCGGCTACCCCATAG TTATGGCTCTCTACAAGGATGTTCATCCAGAATACGCttcgtatctgtatctgatGGCCCCGATCTCACTGGCTATTCTGAATCCCATTGGTCTGGTGCTCATGGAGATATCCAAGATAATCAAGAACAAGGAGGATGTG ACTCGAAATCCACCACTTTGTCCAGAAACTTGTCCCGCGGAACAGATGGCCAAACGGAATCGCTGCCTGGGTGAACGAACTATACTGGTTCTTAACACCCTTGTTGCCCTGTTCTTCAACCCTCTGCTCCTGATGACCTTGCTGGGTGTGGCTGGAGGTTTCCTCTTTCCTCACGGTCTGCCCGAAATGGTGTCCAGTACTTTGCGTGTTCTTGGACAGAGCTTTTCGGCCACAGCCTTGTTCCTCCTGGGTCTAAAGATTGTTGGAGGCGCAGGATCGGAAAAGAAGAGTACTGGATTTTTGTTGCCTGGTGTACTCATACTGGTTAAAAT CTTGGTGCTACCGCTGGTCATCCGGCAGACGGTCAACATTATGCAGTCTGGCCAGAACTTCAACGACACCACTGAGCTGAGCACTTTCGGCTTTCTCTATGGCACCTTCCCAGCTGCCCCTGGTGCGTTTGTCGTTGCGACACAGTACAACATTGAGGTTGAATTG GTTGCTCGCAGCATGGTTTTCTGCACATTCATCTCAGCACCATTGATGTTTATATCAGCCAAGATGATATCGCTGACGAATCTTAAGCCACTCGACTATCTGCATGAACTGGATGCCTTTTCGTTTGACATCAGTGTGGCCGGCGCGGCTGCCTGTTGCATCATGTTGGTATTGTTGATCGTGACGAAGCGTTTCAAGAGAATGCCACAGAGGATCACTTTCTGTCTGGTTCTGTCGCAG CTTATGTGCTGCATAGGAGTAATACTCTGGTCCAAGATGGAGCACGTGCACCGTTGGCCCTTGTACCTGCAGTTTTTCCTCTTCAATATTGGCACCTACAGCACTCGCCTTTGGACAGGTCTTTTGGCCATATCCCTTCTCTTCCTGCAGTGTCGCAGCTTGTGCTTTGTGCTAAAACTTTGGCCATATATG TTGGTGTTTGCCTGGGGTGTGCCGGCCATCATATCGGGCCTCTTGGTTGCCTTCGATACAAATGTGACGTCTGGAGAGAAACATAATCCAAGCTTTCAGTACGGAAATGCTCAGGCTGCCATCTCAGTTTTTATTCTTGTCATGTGCTTCATAG tCACTGTTGGCTGTTTGGTGCTGCATCAGCGTTATAAGAAACGCTACGAAAAGTACATGACATATTCACGTGAGTTGTCCAATCCGGAGTCGG AATCATCCGATCTTCACTCAACAATATCCACGACAAACTTGTTGAGCCAGACGGATCACTCGTCCATCCGACAGAGTATTCGCACGGCTTCCTATTCGTCCTCATCCGACGATGAAGAAATACTACCAACAGCTGCGGGATTGCCAGCAAACAGAACGAATGGTAACAGCATTGGAGGAGCAGGatcaggaggaggaggtggttGTGGCTCTGGCAATGGGACTTGCTGCTCGGGAGGAGCGCCGGTAACCACACCCTCAACAACTAGCACTGTGGTTGTGGACATCGAGGATCTGTTGAATCGAACACGCCAACGCGCCAGTGGGGCCAACAATAAAGATGTGGACAAGATCGAGAGTGCACCTGCTGCAGACGA AATTCGACATCAAATGTGTAGCAGCTCCTTTAATTGCGGGCCTAGTACCTCGCGACAAAGTTGTCAGACGATTATCGAACGCTATGAGGATCAGAACAGGCGGGGACTCGAACCCCTGGAACACCCGAGCGATACTGATGAACATCAAACTTTGAAGCACACTGTCCTTCTGATCATCCTACTGTGCTCCATGTTTGTCGGCCTGGCGGTGTCCATTTGGACTCTGGTGATGGAGGGAATGTCTGGCATATATCTGGAACTGAGTTTCCTTGATGCTTTCCTGAACTTCGGTCAGGGTCTTATTGTGCTGGCCGTGTTCATAACCGACATGGGCGAGCTACTAATGCCAGTTGTCAAGCTGTGGCGCAAGTTATG GTATGGAGCCAATGTGGTCAGTCTACCCCACTGGTCGAACGTGCGACCCGAAACCAAGCATATTTGTGAACAATTCCGCAACCATCACTTGGAAAACTGCAAGAAAGACATTGCCAAGGACAGAAG ATGGCGCATTCGAGTATACCGCAGGGTGTTCTACGGCACCGAGTTCGTCAGCTGGCTCATCGAGGTGGGCCTGTCCAAGGACCGAATGGAGGCTGTGCACTATGCCCGACATCTGGTCGATGGCAGGGTCTTGAGACACATCAACAACGTTTATCACTTCGAGGATAAACTGCTGCTCTACAATTTCTGCAGTCGCATCTAG
- the LOC119554547 gene encoding integral membrane protein GPR155 isoform X3 — translation MDSSMYYARERIAASTEANVRVIASTMASSLANGTISPRADDGGVSMNNFYPALVQCFGIIICGYIAGRFKIISNAETKGLGTFVGTFALPSLIFLSLVELNWNAVNWSFLLAMLVSKAVVFFAVLFISLLVARPLNYARGGLMAIFCTQSNDFAIGYPIVMALYKDVHPEYASYLYLMAPISLAILNPIGLVLMEISKIIKNKEDVTRNPPLCPETCPAEQMAKRNRCLGERTILVLNTLVALFFNPLLLMTLLGVAGGFLFPHGLPEMVSSTLRVLGQSFSATALFLLGLKIVGGAGSEKKSTGFLLPGVLILVKILVLPLVIRQTVNIMQSGQNFNDTTELSTFGFLYGTFPAAPGAFVVATQYNIEVELVARSMVFCTFISAPLMFISAKMISLTNLKPLDYLHELDAFSFDISVAGAAACCIMLVLLIVTKRFKRMPQRITFCLVLSQLMCCIGVILWSKMEHVHRWPLYLQFFLFNIGTYSTRLWTGLLAISLLFLQCRSLCFVLKLWPYMLVFAWGVPAIISGLLVAFDTNVTSGEKHNPSFQYGNAQAAISVFILVMCFIVTVGCLVLHQRYKKRYEKYMTYSRELSNPESESSDLHSTISTTNLLSQTDHSSIRQSIRTASYSSSSDDEEILPTAAGLPANRTNGNSIGGAGSGGGGGCGSGNGTCCSGGAPVTTPSTTSTVVVDIEDLLNRTRQRASGANNKDVDKIESAPAADEIRHQMCSSSFNCGPSTSRQSCQTIIERYEDQNRRGLEPLEHPSDTDEHQTLKHTVLLIILLCSMFVGLAVSIWTLVMEGMSGIYLELSFLDAFLNFGQGLIVLAVFITDMGELLMPVVKLWRKLWYGANVVSLPHWSNVRPETKHICEQFRNHHLENCKKDIAKDRRILSSNRNSLLDDNNF, via the exons ATGGATAGCTCCATGTACTACGCCAGGGAGCGAATCGCGGCCAGCACAGAGGCTAATGTCAGGGTCATCGCATCGACCATGGCCTCATCTCTGGCCAATGGAACTATATCGCCACGCGCAGACGACGGAGGCGTCTCCATGAACAACTTTTACCCGGCGTTGGTTCAGTGCTTTGGGATCATCATTTGCGG TTACATCGCCGGACGTTTCAAGATCATTAGCAATGCGGAAACCAAGGGACTGGGCACCTTCGTGGGCACCTTTGCCCTGCCCTCGCTGATCTTTCTGTCGCTGGTGGAGCTCAACTGGAACGCGGTGAACTGGAGCTTCCTCCTGGCCATGCTCGTCTCCAAGGCGGTGGTCTTCTTCGCCGTGCTTTTCATTTCGCTGCTGGTTGCCAGGCCTTTGAATTACGCCCGTGGAGGATTGATGGCCATTTTCTGCACCCAGAGCAACGACTTCGCCATCGGCTACCCCATAG TTATGGCTCTCTACAAGGATGTTCATCCAGAATACGCttcgtatctgtatctgatGGCCCCGATCTCACTGGCTATTCTGAATCCCATTGGTCTGGTGCTCATGGAGATATCCAAGATAATCAAGAACAAGGAGGATGTG ACTCGAAATCCACCACTTTGTCCAGAAACTTGTCCCGCGGAACAGATGGCCAAACGGAATCGCTGCCTGGGTGAACGAACTATACTGGTTCTTAACACCCTTGTTGCCCTGTTCTTCAACCCTCTGCTCCTGATGACCTTGCTGGGTGTGGCTGGAGGTTTCCTCTTTCCTCACGGTCTGCCCGAAATGGTGTCCAGTACTTTGCGTGTTCTTGGACAGAGCTTTTCGGCCACAGCCTTGTTCCTCCTGGGTCTAAAGATTGTTGGAGGCGCAGGATCGGAAAAGAAGAGTACTGGATTTTTGTTGCCTGGTGTACTCATACTGGTTAAAAT CTTGGTGCTACCGCTGGTCATCCGGCAGACGGTCAACATTATGCAGTCTGGCCAGAACTTCAACGACACCACTGAGCTGAGCACTTTCGGCTTTCTCTATGGCACCTTCCCAGCTGCCCCTGGTGCGTTTGTCGTTGCGACACAGTACAACATTGAGGTTGAATTG GTTGCTCGCAGCATGGTTTTCTGCACATTCATCTCAGCACCATTGATGTTTATATCAGCCAAGATGATATCGCTGACGAATCTTAAGCCACTCGACTATCTGCATGAACTGGATGCCTTTTCGTTTGACATCAGTGTGGCCGGCGCGGCTGCCTGTTGCATCATGTTGGTATTGTTGATCGTGACGAAGCGTTTCAAGAGAATGCCACAGAGGATCACTTTCTGTCTGGTTCTGTCGCAG CTTATGTGCTGCATAGGAGTAATACTCTGGTCCAAGATGGAGCACGTGCACCGTTGGCCCTTGTACCTGCAGTTTTTCCTCTTCAATATTGGCACCTACAGCACTCGCCTTTGGACAGGTCTTTTGGCCATATCCCTTCTCTTCCTGCAGTGTCGCAGCTTGTGCTTTGTGCTAAAACTTTGGCCATATATG TTGGTGTTTGCCTGGGGTGTGCCGGCCATCATATCGGGCCTCTTGGTTGCCTTCGATACAAATGTGACGTCTGGAGAGAAACATAATCCAAGCTTTCAGTACGGAAATGCTCAGGCTGCCATCTCAGTTTTTATTCTTGTCATGTGCTTCATAG tCACTGTTGGCTGTTTGGTGCTGCATCAGCGTTATAAGAAACGCTACGAAAAGTACATGACATATTCACGTGAGTTGTCCAATCCGGAGTCGG AATCATCCGATCTTCACTCAACAATATCCACGACAAACTTGTTGAGCCAGACGGATCACTCGTCCATCCGACAGAGTATTCGCACGGCTTCCTATTCGTCCTCATCCGACGATGAAGAAATACTACCAACAGCTGCGGGATTGCCAGCAAACAGAACGAATGGTAACAGCATTGGAGGAGCAGGatcaggaggaggaggtggttGTGGCTCTGGCAATGGGACTTGCTGCTCGGGAGGAGCGCCGGTAACCACACCCTCAACAACTAGCACTGTGGTTGTGGACATCGAGGATCTGTTGAATCGAACACGCCAACGCGCCAGTGGGGCCAACAATAAAGATGTGGACAAGATCGAGAGTGCACCTGCTGCAGACGA AATTCGACATCAAATGTGTAGCAGCTCCTTTAATTGCGGGCCTAGTACCTCGCGACAAAGTTGTCAGACGATTATCGAACGCTATGAGGATCAGAACAGGCGGGGACTCGAACCCCTGGAACACCCGAGCGATACTGATGAACATCAAACTTTGAAGCACACTGTCCTTCTGATCATCCTACTGTGCTCCATGTTTGTCGGCCTGGCGGTGTCCATTTGGACTCTGGTGATGGAGGGAATGTCTGGCATATATCTGGAACTGAGTTTCCTTGATGCTTTCCTGAACTTCGGTCAGGGTCTTATTGTGCTGGCCGTGTTCATAACCGACATGGGCGAGCTACTAATGCCAGTTGTCAAGCTGTGGCGCAAGTTATG GTATGGAGCCAATGTGGTCAGTCTACCCCACTGGTCGAACGTGCGACCCGAAACCAAGCATATTTGTGAACAATTCCGCAACCATCACTTGGAAAACTGCAAGAAAGACATTGCCAAGGACAGAAG AATATTAAGCAGCAATAGGAATAGTCTTTTGGatgataataatttttaa
- the LOC119554547 gene encoding integral membrane protein GPR155 isoform X2 yields MDSSMYYARERIAASTEANVRVIASTMASSLANGTISPRADDGGVSMNNFYPALVQCFGIIICGYIAGRFKIISNAETKGLGTFVGTFALPSLIFLSLVELNWNAVNWSFLLAMLVSKAVVFFAVLFISLLVARPLNYARGGLMAIFCTQSNDFAIGYPIVMALYKDVHPEYASYLYLMAPISLAILNPIGLVLMEISKIIKNKEDVTRNPPLCPETCPAEQMAKRNRCLGERTILVLNTLVALFFNPLLLMTLLGVAGGFLFPHGLPEMVSSTLRVLGQSFSATALFLLGLKIVGGAGSEKKSTGFLLPGVLILVKILVLPLVIRQTVNIMQSGQNFNDTTELSTFGFLYGTFPAAPGAFVVATQYNIEVELVARSMVFCTFISAPLMFISAKMISLTNLKPLDYLHELDAFSFDISVAGAAACCIMLVLLIVTKRFKRMPQRITFCLVLSQLMCCIGVILWSKMEHVHRWPLYLQFFLFNIGTYSTRLWTGLLAISLLFLQCRSLCFVLKLWPYMLVFAWGVPAIISGLLVAFDTNVTSGEKHNPSFQYGNAQAAISVFILVMCFIVTVGCLVLHQRYKKRYEKYMTYSQSSDLHSTISTTNLLSQTDHSSIRQSIRTASYSSSSDDEEILPTAAGLPANRTNGNSIGGAGSGGGGGCGSGNGTCCSGGAPVTTPSTTSTVVVDIEDLLNRTRQRASGANNKDVDKIESAPAADEIRHQMCSSSFNCGPSTSRQSCQTIIERYEDQNRRGLEPLEHPSDTDEHQTLKHTVLLIILLCSMFVGLAVSIWTLVMEGMSGIYLELSFLDAFLNFGQGLIVLAVFITDMGELLMPVVKLWRKLWYGANVVSLPHWSNVRPETKHICEQFRNHHLENCKKDIAKDRRWRIRVYRRVFYGTEFVSWLIEVGLSKDRMEAVHYARHLVDGRVLRHINNVYHFEDKLLLYNFCSRI; encoded by the exons ATGGATAGCTCCATGTACTACGCCAGGGAGCGAATCGCGGCCAGCACAGAGGCTAATGTCAGGGTCATCGCATCGACCATGGCCTCATCTCTGGCCAATGGAACTATATCGCCACGCGCAGACGACGGAGGCGTCTCCATGAACAACTTTTACCCGGCGTTGGTTCAGTGCTTTGGGATCATCATTTGCGG TTACATCGCCGGACGTTTCAAGATCATTAGCAATGCGGAAACCAAGGGACTGGGCACCTTCGTGGGCACCTTTGCCCTGCCCTCGCTGATCTTTCTGTCGCTGGTGGAGCTCAACTGGAACGCGGTGAACTGGAGCTTCCTCCTGGCCATGCTCGTCTCCAAGGCGGTGGTCTTCTTCGCCGTGCTTTTCATTTCGCTGCTGGTTGCCAGGCCTTTGAATTACGCCCGTGGAGGATTGATGGCCATTTTCTGCACCCAGAGCAACGACTTCGCCATCGGCTACCCCATAG TTATGGCTCTCTACAAGGATGTTCATCCAGAATACGCttcgtatctgtatctgatGGCCCCGATCTCACTGGCTATTCTGAATCCCATTGGTCTGGTGCTCATGGAGATATCCAAGATAATCAAGAACAAGGAGGATGTG ACTCGAAATCCACCACTTTGTCCAGAAACTTGTCCCGCGGAACAGATGGCCAAACGGAATCGCTGCCTGGGTGAACGAACTATACTGGTTCTTAACACCCTTGTTGCCCTGTTCTTCAACCCTCTGCTCCTGATGACCTTGCTGGGTGTGGCTGGAGGTTTCCTCTTTCCTCACGGTCTGCCCGAAATGGTGTCCAGTACTTTGCGTGTTCTTGGACAGAGCTTTTCGGCCACAGCCTTGTTCCTCCTGGGTCTAAAGATTGTTGGAGGCGCAGGATCGGAAAAGAAGAGTACTGGATTTTTGTTGCCTGGTGTACTCATACTGGTTAAAAT CTTGGTGCTACCGCTGGTCATCCGGCAGACGGTCAACATTATGCAGTCTGGCCAGAACTTCAACGACACCACTGAGCTGAGCACTTTCGGCTTTCTCTATGGCACCTTCCCAGCTGCCCCTGGTGCGTTTGTCGTTGCGACACAGTACAACATTGAGGTTGAATTG GTTGCTCGCAGCATGGTTTTCTGCACATTCATCTCAGCACCATTGATGTTTATATCAGCCAAGATGATATCGCTGACGAATCTTAAGCCACTCGACTATCTGCATGAACTGGATGCCTTTTCGTTTGACATCAGTGTGGCCGGCGCGGCTGCCTGTTGCATCATGTTGGTATTGTTGATCGTGACGAAGCGTTTCAAGAGAATGCCACAGAGGATCACTTTCTGTCTGGTTCTGTCGCAG CTTATGTGCTGCATAGGAGTAATACTCTGGTCCAAGATGGAGCACGTGCACCGTTGGCCCTTGTACCTGCAGTTTTTCCTCTTCAATATTGGCACCTACAGCACTCGCCTTTGGACAGGTCTTTTGGCCATATCCCTTCTCTTCCTGCAGTGTCGCAGCTTGTGCTTTGTGCTAAAACTTTGGCCATATATG TTGGTGTTTGCCTGGGGTGTGCCGGCCATCATATCGGGCCTCTTGGTTGCCTTCGATACAAATGTGACGTCTGGAGAGAAACATAATCCAAGCTTTCAGTACGGAAATGCTCAGGCTGCCATCTCAGTTTTTATTCTTGTCATGTGCTTCATAG tCACTGTTGGCTGTTTGGTGCTGCATCAGCGTTATAAGAAACGCTACGAAAAGTACATGACATATTCAC AATCATCCGATCTTCACTCAACAATATCCACGACAAACTTGTTGAGCCAGACGGATCACTCGTCCATCCGACAGAGTATTCGCACGGCTTCCTATTCGTCCTCATCCGACGATGAAGAAATACTACCAACAGCTGCGGGATTGCCAGCAAACAGAACGAATGGTAACAGCATTGGAGGAGCAGGatcaggaggaggaggtggttGTGGCTCTGGCAATGGGACTTGCTGCTCGGGAGGAGCGCCGGTAACCACACCCTCAACAACTAGCACTGTGGTTGTGGACATCGAGGATCTGTTGAATCGAACACGCCAACGCGCCAGTGGGGCCAACAATAAAGATGTGGACAAGATCGAGAGTGCACCTGCTGCAGACGA AATTCGACATCAAATGTGTAGCAGCTCCTTTAATTGCGGGCCTAGTACCTCGCGACAAAGTTGTCAGACGATTATCGAACGCTATGAGGATCAGAACAGGCGGGGACTCGAACCCCTGGAACACCCGAGCGATACTGATGAACATCAAACTTTGAAGCACACTGTCCTTCTGATCATCCTACTGTGCTCCATGTTTGTCGGCCTGGCGGTGTCCATTTGGACTCTGGTGATGGAGGGAATGTCTGGCATATATCTGGAACTGAGTTTCCTTGATGCTTTCCTGAACTTCGGTCAGGGTCTTATTGTGCTGGCCGTGTTCATAACCGACATGGGCGAGCTACTAATGCCAGTTGTCAAGCTGTGGCGCAAGTTATG GTATGGAGCCAATGTGGTCAGTCTACCCCACTGGTCGAACGTGCGACCCGAAACCAAGCATATTTGTGAACAATTCCGCAACCATCACTTGGAAAACTGCAAGAAAGACATTGCCAAGGACAGAAG ATGGCGCATTCGAGTATACCGCAGGGTGTTCTACGGCACCGAGTTCGTCAGCTGGCTCATCGAGGTGGGCCTGTCCAAGGACCGAATGGAGGCTGTGCACTATGCCCGACATCTGGTCGATGGCAGGGTCTTGAGACACATCAACAACGTTTATCACTTCGAGGATAAACTGCTGCTCTACAATTTCTGCAGTCGCATCTAG